One region of Nakamurella flava genomic DNA includes:
- a CDS encoding DUF58 domain-containing protein, which produces MADPAGSDPRAVARGLTTRGRCLLAGGVAAGACAFVLDERDLLRAGVFAVGLALLAVVVGLTRRVRLAADHRVTPARLEPGTQGLVRITVTNTGTGRTSPLELTEPATDGLTAGLCCLLPPLRRGRSAQTDFPLRAERRGRFELGPPLVRIGDPFGLWQEHRVLPARTQVLVVPSVVPLAGMPSSRGTRSAASDRARSGSVGGDPDVGVRPYQHGDDIRTVHWRASARTEDLMVRLAEPVSHGGATVVLDHRAAGVRGPGAASSLETAVSLVASVCLHLLQAEHQIRLTTHSGHDLASGRDITDDVLAALAVVEPDPAGILHPSALARTGLTIAVLGGLDSASAHLLVAGRTPGTNAVALLLDVSDWDGTDRAVQAAQRAAAEILRSGGWRVVRVRRGEPLAAAWERACSGRPALWSTGPGDPGAVGEPSRPPHAGPTVATTSVGVRR; this is translated from the coding sequence GTGGCTGATCCGGCCGGTTCCGACCCCCGGGCCGTCGCCCGGGGCCTGACCACCCGGGGCCGTTGCCTGCTGGCCGGCGGTGTCGCCGCGGGGGCGTGCGCCTTCGTGCTGGACGAACGGGATCTGTTGCGGGCGGGTGTCTTCGCCGTGGGGCTGGCGCTGCTGGCCGTGGTGGTGGGCCTGACCCGCCGGGTGCGGCTGGCCGCCGACCACCGCGTCACCCCCGCCCGGCTCGAGCCGGGGACGCAGGGCCTCGTGCGCATCACCGTGACGAACACCGGGACCGGGCGGACGTCGCCCCTGGAACTGACCGAGCCGGCCACCGACGGACTGACCGCGGGCTTGTGCTGCCTGCTGCCCCCGTTGCGGCGCGGCCGGTCCGCGCAGACCGACTTCCCGCTGCGGGCCGAGCGGCGGGGCCGCTTCGAGCTGGGCCCGCCGCTGGTGCGCATCGGCGACCCGTTCGGACTCTGGCAGGAACACCGGGTGCTGCCCGCCCGCACGCAGGTGCTCGTCGTCCCGAGCGTCGTACCCCTGGCCGGTATGCCCAGCAGCCGCGGCACGCGGTCGGCGGCCAGTGACCGGGCCCGGTCCGGTTCGGTCGGCGGGGACCCGGACGTCGGCGTCCGGCCCTACCAGCACGGCGACGACATCCGCACGGTGCACTGGCGCGCCTCGGCCCGGACCGAGGACCTGATGGTGCGGCTGGCCGAGCCGGTGTCCCACGGCGGCGCCACCGTCGTCCTGGACCACCGCGCAGCCGGTGTCCGCGGCCCCGGGGCCGCGAGCAGCCTGGAGACCGCGGTCAGCCTGGTGGCGTCGGTCTGTCTGCACCTGCTGCAGGCCGAACATCAGATCAGGCTGACCACGCACAGCGGACACGACCTGGCCAGCGGACGGGACATCACCGACGACGTCCTCGCCGCCCTGGCCGTCGTCGAACCCGACCCCGCCGGAATCCTGCACCCGTCCGCCCTGGCCCGGACCGGGCTGACGATCGCCGTCCTCGGCGGCCTCGACTCCGCCTCCGCCCACCTGCTGGTCGCCGGCCGGACCCCGGGCACGAACGCCGTGGCCCTGCTGCTGGACGTGTCCGACTGGGACGGGACGGACCGCGCGGTTCAGGCGGCGCAGCGGGCGGCGGCCGAGATCCTGCGCTCCGGCGGCTGGCGGGTCGTCCGGGTACGGCGGGGCGAGCCGTTGGCCGCCGCCTGGGAACGGGCCTGCAGCGGGCGTCCCGCCCTCTGGTCGACGGGCCCAGGTGATCCGGGCGCGGTCGGTGAACCGTCGCGGCCCCCGCACGCCGGGCCGACCGTAGCGACGACGAGCGTGGGAGTCCGGCGATGA
- the mraZ gene encoding division/cell wall cluster transcriptional repressor MraZ, producing the protein MPSGFFGTYTPRMDDKGRVTLPARYRDQFAAGVMVVRGQDHCLYVFTPDGFNTFADAAINAPITDERARGYQRYMLANTDEQRPDGQGRISIPARMREYAGLTKDIVITGVGLRMEIWDATEWQEYEARQEAAYAAPERGLLTS; encoded by the coding sequence ATGCCTTCCGGTTTCTTCGGCACTTACACGCCGCGGATGGACGACAAGGGGCGGGTCACGTTGCCCGCGAGATACCGGGACCAGTTCGCGGCGGGGGTGATGGTGGTGCGGGGACAGGATCACTGCCTTTACGTCTTCACCCCTGACGGTTTCAACACCTTCGCCGACGCCGCCATCAATGCCCCGATCACCGACGAACGCGCCCGCGGTTACCAGCGCTACATGCTGGCCAACACCGACGAGCAGCGTCCGGACGGCCAGGGCCGCATCTCCATCCCCGCCCGCATGCGGGAGTACGCCGGCCTCACCAAGGACATCGTCATCACCGGTGTCGGCCTGCGGATGGAGATCTGGGACGCCACCGAGTGGCAGGAGTACGAGGCCCGCCAGGAGGCCGCATACGCCGCGCCGGAACGGGGGTTGCTCACCAGTTGA
- a CDS encoding DUF3040 domain-containing protein translates to MPLSEHEQRMLDEIERALYEDDPKFATSVNVSRIRRRRPIVAGGLFVAGLVALVVGVIATQSLLALGVVVSVIGFLTMVTAVGLFVFGQPGARAARNAERAPRPNSSLGNRMEERFRRRFDEPNQ, encoded by the coding sequence ATGCCGCTCTCCGAGCACGAACAGCGGATGCTCGACGAGATCGAGCGCGCCTTGTATGAGGACGACCCGAAGTTTGCGACCAGTGTCAACGTCAGTCGCATCCGTCGTCGTCGCCCGATCGTCGCAGGTGGACTGTTCGTTGCCGGTCTTGTCGCACTCGTCGTCGGTGTGATCGCCACGCAAAGTCTGCTCGCCCTGGGCGTAGTGGTCAGCGTGATCGGTTTCCTGACGATGGTGACCGCGGTGGGACTGTTCGTCTTCGGTCAACCCGGCGCCCGCGCCGCGCGGAACGCCGAACGCGCCCCGCGCCCCAACTCCTCGCTCGGCAACCGGATGGAAGAACGCTTCCGTCGGCGTTTCGACGAGCCCAACCAGTAG
- a CDS encoding ParA family protein — MLVASVLSLKGGVGKTTVTLGLASAAVARGIDTVLVDLDPQLNATATVAADWVAGQSDRAADGSATEGRNGKKGKAARDKKASPAALTVADVLDADGDKAIAKAVNRAVRAAEWEPLRLLPGSEAAEAHNHPDPSSKRLRRLATALAAIDPAPALVLIDCPPSLGQLTRSALVASQRAVLVTEPSLFAVTGVQRALEAVQTERATHHPALQPLGVVINRFRPRVSEHEFRLAELRDLFGPLVLSPVLPDRSAVQQAQGAAVPIHQWPTNGAREIAQSFDALLDRLLRANRARPRPAALAGA, encoded by the coding sequence ATGCTGGTGGCGAGTGTTCTGAGCCTCAAGGGTGGGGTCGGCAAGACGACGGTGACCCTCGGTCTGGCGTCGGCGGCGGTGGCCCGGGGTATCGACACCGTCCTGGTCGACCTCGATCCGCAGTTGAACGCGACGGCTACGGTCGCGGCGGACTGGGTGGCGGGCCAGTCCGACCGGGCGGCCGACGGGTCGGCGACCGAGGGGCGGAACGGCAAGAAGGGCAAGGCCGCCCGGGACAAGAAGGCCTCCCCCGCCGCGCTCACGGTGGCCGACGTCCTGGATGCGGACGGGGACAAGGCGATCGCCAAGGCCGTCAACCGGGCCGTGCGTGCGGCCGAGTGGGAACCACTGCGGCTCCTGCCGGGCAGCGAGGCCGCCGAGGCCCACAACCATCCCGATCCGAGCAGTAAGCGACTGCGCCGGCTGGCCACCGCTCTCGCGGCCATCGACCCGGCACCTGCTCTGGTGCTCATCGACTGCCCGCCGTCCCTCGGACAGCTGACCCGCAGCGCCCTGGTCGCCTCCCAACGGGCCGTCCTGGTGACCGAGCCCTCCCTGTTCGCCGTGACCGGCGTCCAGCGGGCGCTGGAAGCGGTCCAGACCGAGCGCGCCACCCACCACCCTGCGCTGCAGCCGCTGGGTGTCGTGATCAACCGGTTCCGCCCGCGGGTGAGCGAACACGAGTTCCGCCTGGCCGAACTGCGGGACCTTTTCGGCCCGCTGGTCCTCAGCCCGGTGCTGCCCGACCGGTCGGCCGTCCAGCAGGCCCAGGGAGCGGCCGTGCCCATCCATCAGTGGCCCACCAACGGTGCCCGCGAGATCGCCCAGAGCTTCGACGCCCTGCTCGACCGACTGCTGCGAGCCAACCGCGCCCGCCCCCGACCAGCCGCGCTCGCCGGCGCCTGA
- a CDS encoding GNAT family N-acetyltransferase, which yields MAPTAGPDPARSIATLGPDGFRRDIHSLVAIYLAAMDYPREIAPQRTALWVEHSRRVGFDARVARDADGDPIGLAYGYRGAPGQWWFSEIARGLGSTTAPVLHDFFELTELHIRPDHQGHGLGESLLRSLAAPRPERRMLLSTPEGENRAWRLYRRLGFTDVLRHYRFTGDARPFGILGRELPLAVADGAAGH from the coding sequence ATGGCACCCACCGCCGGTCCCGACCCCGCCCGGTCGATCGCCACCCTCGGACCGGACGGATTCCGCCGGGACATCCATTCCCTGGTCGCGATCTACCTCGCCGCCATGGACTACCCCCGGGAGATCGCCCCCCAACGCACCGCCCTGTGGGTGGAACACAGCCGCCGGGTGGGCTTCGACGCGCGGGTGGCGCGGGACGCGGACGGCGATCCCATCGGGCTGGCCTACGGCTACCGGGGCGCGCCGGGACAGTGGTGGTTCTCCGAGATCGCCCGCGGCCTGGGCTCGACGACGGCGCCCGTGCTGCACGACTTCTTCGAGCTCACCGAGCTGCACATCCGCCCCGACCACCAGGGCCACGGGCTCGGCGAATCACTGCTGCGGTCGCTGGCCGCTCCCCGCCCCGAACGCCGGATGCTGCTGTCGACACCCGAGGGTGAGAACCGCGCCTGGCGCCTCTACCGCCGCCTGGGTTTCACCGACGTCCTGCGGCACTACCGGTTCACCGGCGACGCCCGGCCGTTCGGCATCCTGGGCCGCGAACTGCCGTTGGCCGTGGCCGATGGGGCCGCTGGGCACTGA
- a CDS encoding GtrA family protein: MSSSPSGRAAPAPAAPDAPGGPSPTPPTLVRRLWTAGQGLVRQLAKFGMVGIVALTVDIGLFNLLSYVGSDPLLDGQPLVAKVISTAAATLVAWLGNRYWTFRHTRRADAGREAVLYFVMCTIGLGIALSCLWVSHYLLGFTSPLADNIAANVVGLLLGTTFRFWAYKRFVFTGTAAPAVAAT; this comes from the coding sequence ATGTCCAGTTCCCCGTCCGGTCGGGCCGCCCCCGCGCCCGCGGCCCCCGACGCCCCGGGCGGGCCGTCGCCGACGCCACCCACCCTGGTGCGCCGCCTCTGGACCGCCGGGCAGGGATTGGTCCGGCAGCTGGCCAAGTTCGGGATGGTCGGCATCGTCGCGCTCACCGTCGACATCGGGCTGTTCAATCTGTTGAGCTATGTCGGCTCCGATCCGCTGCTCGATGGTCAGCCCCTGGTGGCCAAGGTGATCTCGACCGCCGCCGCGACGCTGGTGGCCTGGCTCGGTAATCGGTACTGGACGTTCCGGCACACCCGCCGGGCCGACGCCGGCCGCGAGGCCGTCCTCTACTTCGTGATGTGCACGATCGGCCTCGGCATCGCCCTGTCCTGCCTGTGGGTCTCGCACTACCTCCTCGGGTTCACCTCGCCGTTGGCCGACAACATCGCGGCCAACGTGGTCGGGTTGCTGCTCGGCACCACGTTCCGGTTCTGGGCCTACAAGAGGTTCGTCTTCACCGGCACGGCCGCGCCCGCCGTCGCTGCGACCTGA
- a CDS encoding class I SAM-dependent methyltransferase, translating into MDERQRVIESNRRNDRPAAPGGPGEPTDPVDAVLAELVATIGPPGESPRVLDLGGGSGTRAVPLAALGCQVTVADTSVDALAILRRRAVDAGVADRVTAVQADAEQPTAVVPAGSVDLVICHHLLESVDDPAAVLAAVAAALRPGGRLSLLAPSRWGMVVRLILAGRSAAALALIHDPEGRFGPTDPLLRRFEPGQLYGLLETAGLAVESFSGVGGVAGLTVGSARQLSAADEAAQPALVAAVAASPVLRDIAPDMHLVARRHSEVPA; encoded by the coding sequence GTGGACGAGCGGCAACGGGTGATCGAGTCGAACCGGAGGAACGATCGGCCAGCGGCTCCGGGCGGGCCGGGCGAGCCGACCGATCCGGTCGATGCCGTGCTGGCCGAGCTGGTCGCCACGATCGGTCCTCCGGGTGAGAGTCCCCGCGTGCTCGACCTCGGAGGTGGCAGCGGGACGCGTGCGGTCCCCCTGGCCGCCCTCGGCTGCCAGGTGACCGTGGCCGACACGTCCGTCGACGCCCTGGCCATCCTGCGCCGCCGGGCGGTGGACGCCGGCGTCGCCGACCGGGTGACCGCTGTCCAGGCCGACGCCGAACAGCCGACGGCAGTGGTCCCGGCCGGTTCCGTCGACCTGGTGATCTGCCACCACCTGCTCGAGTCGGTGGACGACCCGGCGGCCGTGCTGGCCGCGGTGGCCGCCGCCCTGCGGCCCGGTGGCCGGCTGTCGCTGCTGGCTCCGTCCCGCTGGGGCATGGTGGTCCGCCTCATCCTCGCCGGTCGCTCGGCCGCGGCCCTGGCCCTCATCCACGACCCGGAGGGTCGGTTCGGGCCGACCGACCCGCTCCTGCGTCGCTTCGAACCCGGACAGCTCTACGGGCTGCTGGAGACGGCCGGTCTGGCGGTCGAGTCGTTCTCCGGGGTGGGTGGGGTCGCCGGGTTGACCGTGGGTTCCGCCCGTCAGCTGTCGGCGGCCGACGAGGCCGCGCAACCGGCATTGGTGGCGGCCGTCGCGGCCTCGCCCGTGCTGCGGGACATCGCCCCCGACATGCATCTGGTGGCCCGTCGCCACAGCGAAGTCCCAGCCTGA
- a CDS encoding SAV_6107 family HEPN domain-containing protein yields MTIAMIDDHGLVVAGERIDGPVGCGRGVRDGSPSGRGRGRPGAGAGRAGGRARPRRVTPSPVGLPGLSAPLSPAVRDLLADAGRGLGSAVRATDVADRYAAAHLSALRAAAALIAARARPTRGRRGSVWQLLPAVAPEFGEWAAYFAAGSAKRQAAQAGISRLITPREADDIVRQAAAFLDLVETTLVQDAEGLDAG; encoded by the coding sequence GTGACCATTGCAATGATCGACGACCACGGCCTGGTGGTGGCCGGTGAGCGGATCGACGGCCCGGTCGGGTGCGGACGGGGCGTCCGGGACGGCTCGCCGTCCGGGCGTGGCCGCGGTCGTCCCGGAGCCGGCGCCGGTCGTGCGGGCGGGCGGGCACGGCCCCGTCGGGTCACGCCGAGCCCGGTCGGCCTGCCCGGTCTGTCGGCTCCGTTGTCCCCGGCCGTCCGTGATCTGCTGGCCGACGCCGGTCGCGGGTTGGGTTCCGCCGTCCGTGCGACAGACGTGGCCGATCGGTACGCCGCCGCTCACCTGTCGGCGCTGCGGGCCGCCGCCGCGCTCATCGCCGCCCGCGCCCGGCCGACCCGGGGTCGGCGGGGCAGTGTGTGGCAGCTGCTGCCGGCTGTCGCCCCTGAGTTCGGGGAGTGGGCGGCCTATTTCGCGGCCGGCTCGGCCAAACGGCAAGCGGCGCAGGCGGGGATCAGCCGCCTCATCACGCCCCGGGAGGCCGACGACATCGTGCGTCAGGCCGCAGCGTTCCTCGATCTGGTCGAGACCACCTTGGTCCAGGACGCCGAGGGCCTCGACGCCGGCTGA
- a CDS encoding AAA family ATPase: MTSNVELDRAAAPQDGTAVPDRVAIADVAALGGRIAAAVSQVVLGKPDVIRLALITLLSEGHLLLEDVPGTGKTVLAKSLARSVDGTVSRVQFTPDLMPGDVTGVSVYDRSTSQFEFRPGPVFANIVVADEINRASPKTQSALLECMEEHQVTVDGTSYRLGRPFLVVATQNPVEMEGTYPLPEAQRDRFFARVSIGYPDRSAEVAMLADRDRGDPLAAISPVADAATIAALIDTVGTVHLAPALRQYLVDIVGTTRTIPEIRLGASPRSVLHLARAAKAAAALDGRNFVVPDDIQRLAVPVLAHRLLLTVEAHAARRSAEDIVAGLVGRLRVPRGG; this comes from the coding sequence GTGACTTCGAACGTCGAGCTGGACCGGGCCGCGGCCCCGCAGGACGGCACCGCCGTGCCCGACCGGGTCGCCATCGCCGACGTGGCCGCGCTGGGCGGACGTATCGCCGCCGCGGTCTCCCAGGTGGTGCTCGGCAAGCCCGACGTGATCCGGCTGGCGCTCATCACCCTGCTGTCCGAAGGGCACCTCCTGCTGGAGGACGTCCCCGGGACCGGGAAGACCGTGCTGGCCAAGTCCCTGGCCCGCTCCGTCGACGGGACGGTCAGCCGGGTGCAGTTCACCCCCGACCTCATGCCCGGCGACGTCACGGGCGTCAGCGTCTACGACCGCTCGACGTCGCAGTTCGAGTTCCGGCCCGGCCCGGTGTTCGCCAACATCGTCGTGGCCGACGAGATCAACCGGGCCTCCCCCAAGACGCAGTCCGCCCTCCTGGAGTGCATGGAGGAGCACCAGGTCACGGTCGACGGCACCAGCTACCGGCTGGGACGCCCGTTCCTCGTCGTCGCCACCCAGAACCCGGTCGAGATGGAAGGCACCTACCCGCTGCCGGAGGCGCAGCGCGACCGGTTCTTCGCGCGGGTGAGCATCGGCTACCCGGACCGCTCGGCCGAGGTCGCCATGCTGGCCGATCGCGACCGGGGGGATCCGCTCGCGGCCATCAGCCCGGTGGCGGACGCCGCCACGATCGCCGCGCTCATCGACACCGTCGGCACCGTCCACCTGGCCCCGGCCCTGCGGCAGTACCTGGTCGACATCGTCGGCACCACCCGCACCATCCCCGAGATCCGCCTGGGCGCCTCACCCCGGTCGGTGCTGCACCTGGCCCGCGCGGCCAAGGCGGCCGCCGCCCTGGACGGTCGGAACTTCGTCGTCCCCGACGACATCCAGCGGCTCGCCGTCCCGGTACTCGCGCACCGGCTGCTGTTGACGGTCGAGGCCCACGCCGCCCGGCGGTCGGCCGAGGACATCGTCGCCGGGCTGGTCGGGCGTCTGCGGGTACCGCGCGGTGGCTGA
- the rsmH gene encoding 16S rRNA (cytosine(1402)-N(4))-methyltransferase RsmH, translated as MGQRSQPVPAGHVPVLLGRVDELLTPALDGAPDQSWCVDATLGMGGHTLALLQAHPHLRIVGIDRDPQALEIAERRLTEAGVIDRAVLVHAVYDRIGDAIDEHVPGARVQGVLFDLGVSSVQLDRADRGFAYAQDGPLDMRMDPTTGPSAADVLNTYATGELARILREYGEERFAGRIAAAIVAERAREPFTTSARLVDLVRSNIPAATRRTGGNPAKRTFQALRIEVNDELGALRRALPAVLERIAVGGRIVLLSYQSLEDRIVKRAIQPSTLSTSPPGLPVELPGTEPEFRWLTRGAELPTDDEVQANPRAASARMRAAERLTTGGGRR; from the coding sequence ATGGGGCAGCGGTCGCAGCCGGTGCCGGCGGGACACGTCCCCGTCCTGCTCGGCCGGGTCGACGAGCTGCTGACCCCGGCTCTGGATGGCGCGCCGGATCAGAGCTGGTGTGTGGACGCCACTCTCGGCATGGGCGGCCACACGCTGGCCCTGTTGCAGGCCCACCCGCACCTGCGGATCGTCGGTATCGACCGCGACCCGCAGGCCCTGGAGATCGCCGAGCGGCGGCTGACCGAGGCGGGCGTGATCGACCGGGCCGTCCTGGTCCACGCCGTGTACGACCGCATCGGTGACGCCATCGACGAGCACGTCCCAGGGGCCCGCGTCCAGGGTGTGCTGTTCGACCTCGGGGTGTCGTCCGTGCAGCTGGACCGGGCGGACCGGGGCTTCGCCTACGCCCAGGACGGCCCACTGGACATGCGGATGGACCCGACCACGGGGCCGTCCGCGGCCGACGTCCTCAACACCTACGCCACCGGTGAGCTCGCCCGGATCCTGCGGGAGTACGGAGAGGAACGGTTCGCCGGGCGGATCGCCGCCGCGATCGTCGCCGAGCGGGCCCGGGAGCCGTTCACCACCAGCGCCCGGCTGGTCGACCTGGTCCGCAGCAACATCCCGGCGGCCACCCGCCGGACCGGGGGCAACCCGGCCAAGCGCACCTTCCAGGCCCTGCGCATCGAGGTCAACGACGAGCTGGGGGCGCTCCGCCGCGCGTTGCCCGCCGTGCTCGAGCGGATCGCCGTGGGCGGCCGGATCGTGCTGCTGTCCTACCAGTCGCTCGAGGACCGCATCGTCAAGCGGGCGATCCAGCCGTCGACGCTCTCGACCTCACCCCCCGGCCTACCCGTCGAGCTCCCCGGCACCGAGCCGGAGTTCCGGTGGCTGACCCGTGGGGCCGAGTTGCCGACCGACGACGAGGTGCAGGCGAACCCGCGGGCCGCGTCGGCGCGGATGCGGGCGGCCGAGCGGTTGACGACCGGCGGGGGCCGGCGATGA
- a CDS encoding transglutaminaseTgpA domain-containing protein: protein MSTARTDRNRADGRVASPAVAAPADPPDRPVGVIGSLVGAIAVLASCLSIPPLVEGSAWVWPTVEVVAVVWLVGVGCRLSRLPLWGTVPVQLAALAIALTALFTTGGYGGVIPNARVVAEAGQLLDGAFGQIRTSVATAESSTAIAFLIAAAVGLVAVAVDVLIAARAPAMTALPLLCMFSVPAAVDVDLLPWPAFVAPAVLYAVLLAVTGMDGRRRGAGAAGAVVAGGLALGSVAVVAALLTSSTVTTVGTAGRLERTGNSADTGIGLSPFTSLQGDLQQSDPVPVLRVEGLTGPDYLRTVGLQRWTPGVGWSPSELAAGSLPSTVDASATTVQVTSLAYRAPFLPIFDGTDGIRGVDGDWSYDAAVESVHRDNPTNPGTYQLQVAKVQASAADLRTDDVTPGGLLTETGDLRPEVTALAVQATAGATTAFDKADALRQWFTDPANGFVYSLQVPAGNSGDALVDFLTNRRGYCEQYASAMAVMLRAIGIPARVAVGFTQGEQNADGSWTISSNDAHAWVEVPFNRAGWVRFDPTPLGGGRGGQQGFTENSDPAQTTASTSAAPTSAGAEPTSPTAATEPGGAATPTAPTAGQQAGAGTSGGSSISPTVLFTLAALLLLAAAAATPTVVRERRRRRRAATVTAGGPGAALAAWAELEDLLVDHGVGGDPSESARVRANRLARTAHLGEPHREVLRDIVGAAEKSWYAPSPDGSRGASRPTAPPGAGADASGGVATLAVEPVGDPARGAALWSGVQGIARDLDHAAPRSFLDRWVPLSVRPASWRD from the coding sequence ATGAGCACTGCCCGCACCGACCGGAACCGGGCCGACGGCCGGGTCGCGTCCCCGGCCGTCGCGGCGCCCGCCGATCCCCCCGACCGGCCGGTCGGCGTGATCGGGTCGCTGGTCGGGGCGATCGCCGTCCTCGCGTCCTGCCTGTCGATCCCGCCCCTGGTGGAAGGGTCGGCCTGGGTGTGGCCGACGGTCGAGGTCGTCGCGGTCGTCTGGCTGGTCGGGGTCGGATGCCGGTTGTCCCGGCTGCCCCTGTGGGGCACGGTGCCGGTGCAGCTCGCCGCACTGGCGATCGCGTTGACCGCGCTGTTCACCACCGGCGGATACGGCGGGGTGATCCCCAACGCCCGGGTGGTCGCCGAGGCCGGGCAGCTTCTGGACGGCGCGTTCGGTCAGATCCGCACCTCGGTGGCGACCGCCGAGTCGTCGACCGCCATCGCCTTCCTCATCGCGGCCGCCGTCGGCCTGGTCGCCGTCGCCGTCGACGTCCTCATCGCCGCCAGGGCGCCGGCGATGACGGCGTTGCCGCTGCTGTGCATGTTCTCGGTGCCCGCCGCCGTCGACGTCGACCTGTTGCCGTGGCCGGCCTTCGTCGCTCCCGCCGTGCTGTATGCCGTCCTGCTGGCGGTGACCGGCATGGACGGCCGCCGACGCGGTGCGGGCGCCGCCGGGGCGGTCGTCGCCGGCGGCCTCGCGCTGGGGTCCGTCGCGGTCGTGGCGGCTCTCCTGACGTCCTCGACGGTGACCACCGTGGGCACGGCCGGACGGCTGGAACGGACGGGGAACTCCGCCGACACCGGCATCGGGTTGTCGCCGTTCACGTCCTTGCAGGGTGACCTGCAGCAGAGCGATCCGGTCCCCGTGCTGCGGGTGGAGGGTCTGACCGGGCCGGACTACCTGCGCACCGTCGGTTTGCAGCGCTGGACCCCGGGAGTGGGGTGGTCGCCCTCCGAGCTGGCCGCGGGTTCACTGCCGTCCACCGTCGACGCCTCGGCGACCACCGTGCAGGTGACGTCCCTGGCCTACCGGGCCCCCTTCCTGCCCATCTTCGACGGGACGGACGGCATCCGTGGCGTCGACGGTGACTGGTCCTACGACGCGGCCGTCGAATCGGTGCACCGCGACAACCCGACCAACCCGGGGACGTACCAGCTGCAGGTGGCCAAGGTGCAGGCGTCGGCGGCGGACCTGCGCACCGACGACGTGACCCCTGGGGGTCTGCTCACCGAGACCGGCGATCTGCGCCCGGAGGTCACCGCCCTGGCCGTGCAGGCCACCGCCGGCGCGACCACCGCTTTCGACAAGGCCGACGCGTTGCGCCAGTGGTTCACCGACCCGGCCAACGGCTTCGTGTATTCGCTGCAGGTCCCGGCGGGCAACAGCGGGGACGCGCTCGTCGACTTCCTCACCAATCGACGCGGCTACTGCGAGCAGTACGCCTCGGCGATGGCCGTCATGCTGCGCGCCATCGGCATCCCCGCCCGGGTCGCCGTCGGCTTCACCCAGGGTGAGCAGAACGCCGACGGCAGCTGGACGATCAGCAGCAACGACGCCCACGCGTGGGTCGAGGTGCCGTTCAACCGGGCCGGCTGGGTGCGCTTCGATCCCACCCCGCTGGGCGGCGGCCGGGGCGGCCAGCAGGGTTTCACCGAGAACAGCGATCCCGCCCAGACCACCGCGTCGACCAGCGCCGCCCCCACGTCGGCCGGCGCAGAACCCACCAGCCCGACCGCGGCGACCGAGCCCGGCGGGGCGGCGACCCCCACGGCGCCGACCGCCGGTCAGCAGGCCGGGGCGGGGACGTCCGGTGGATCCTCGATCTCGCCGACGGTGCTGTTCACGCTGGCGGCCCTACTGCTCCTGGCAGCCGCGGCGGCGACCCCGACCGTCGTGCGGGAACGACGACGTCGGCGGCGGGCCGCGACGGTGACGGCGGGCGGCCCGGGGGCGGCCCTGGCGGCCTGGGCCGAACTCGAGGACCTGCTGGTCGATCACGGGGTGGGCGGCGACCCGTCGGAGTCCGCCCGGGTGCGGGCGAACCGGCTGGCCCGGACGGCCCACCTCGGCGAGCCACACCGCGAGGTCCTGCGGGACATCGTCGGAGCCGCCGAGAAATCCTGGTACGCCCCGTCCCCGGACGGCAGCCGCGGCGCGTCCCGCCCGACCGCCCCGCCCGGTGCGGGAGCCGATGCGTCCGGCGGGGTGGCGACCCTGGCCGTGGAACCGGTGGGGGATCCCGCCCGCGGCGCCGCGTTGTGGTCCGGCGTGCAGGGCATCGCGCGGGACCTGGATCACGCGGCTCCGCGCTCGTTCCTGGACCGGTGGGTGCCGCTGTCCGTCCGACCCGCGTCCTGGCGGGATTGA